One window of the Streptomyces asoensis genome contains the following:
- a CDS encoding S1 family peptidase: protein MFGLNRFKKTAAVLAATAAAAATALLSAPTAVAAPQPIVGGTTTTTTTYPFMMQITDASQNQFCGGTLVSATKVVTAAHCMVGETTSSVRVVGGRTYLNGTNGTVSRVSKIWINPSYTDATNGDDVAVLTLSTSMPYTTASYVSSSQTSVYAAGTTARIIGWGTTSESGSSSNQLRTATVPIVSDSSCKSSYGSDFVATDMVCAGYTSGGVDTCQGDSGGPLLIGGVLAGITSWGEGCAEAGYPGVYTRLTTFSSLVTTQVNS from the coding sequence ATGTTCGGGCTCAACCGGTTCAAGAAGACCGCCGCCGTCCTCGCGGCGACCGCCGCGGCGGCGGCGACCGCACTGCTCAGCGCCCCCACCGCTGTCGCAGCGCCGCAGCCGATCGTCGGCGGCACGACGACCACGACCACGACGTACCCGTTCATGATGCAGATCACGGACGCCTCGCAGAACCAGTTCTGCGGCGGCACCCTCGTCTCGGCGACCAAGGTGGTCACGGCCGCCCACTGTATGGTCGGCGAGACCACGAGCAGTGTGCGCGTCGTCGGTGGGCGCACCTACCTCAACGGCACCAACGGCACGGTCAGCCGGGTCAGCAAGATCTGGATCAACCCGAGCTACACGGACGCCACCAACGGTGACGACGTGGCCGTCCTGACCCTGTCGACATCGATGCCGTACACCACGGCGTCGTACGTCTCCTCGTCCCAGACCAGCGTGTACGCGGCCGGCACCACCGCCCGCATCATCGGCTGGGGCACGACCTCGGAGAGCGGCAGCTCCTCCAACCAGCTGCGGACCGCGACCGTCCCGATCGTGTCCGACTCCAGCTGCAAGAGCTCCTACGGTTCCGACTTCGTCGCGACCGACATGGTTTGCGCCGGATACACATCCGGCGGCGTAGACACCTGCCAGGGCGACAGCGGCGGTCCCCTGCTCATCGGGGGCGTCCTGGCAGGGATCACTTCTTGGGGCGAGGGCTGCGCGGAGGCCGGTTACCCGGGTGTGTACACCCGGCTGACCACCTTCTCCAGCCTGGTGACGACGCAGGTCAACTCGTAG